A segment of the Leptidea sinapis chromosome 21, ilLepSina1.1, whole genome shotgun sequence genome:
AACGTGGCCAAAACGACAGCAATTCAGGCACTGAATAGTCGGGAATTTATAGATTTCTACGGGATGGgacgtataaaataaaaaaaatttggaggGAAGCATTTGGCCTCTAAAAGTCAAAACAATCGATTGAGTGGGCACCCACTCGACAATACCTTCAATGATGTTCTTGCGGTTTAAGCGGCGGGCTTTCAAAACCACGCCACAGCAAATCGGCAGCTCTAGGGATTCGACAAAGTCCTCCATAGACCAGTCCACAGGGACACCTCGGACTAGGCCCATCCGAGTAATATTAAAAGTCGGAATTACTGCTTTATATTTTGTCAAAGTCAGAATTTGGTTACTTAGAAAGTCATTAGCTGCTTGAGCGTTTGAAAATTCGACACTTACTCTGTTGCAGCCAACACTTTTAACACCGTCCTTAACAATgtgcgtgaatttattttggtgtAGGAACAGTCCATACTTCAATGCACGGATAGATGTGCCTGCAGATGGGTCCGAGACCTCCCTGGAAACGTGAACTATAAACGGACCTTTGTCATCCCCACTGTAACCTTTAGGACCTTCAGCGAACGAAGGATGCGTGTACATAGTTTGTACGGACGCTTGGGGCGGATTTAAACCTGATTTTTTCCCGCTTTCTGTAGTGGGCTCATCGGATTCTACATGCCGCTTCCGAGAGGAGGCAGCCTGTCGAGACGTATTTCTAGACCCATCGGGGTCTGGTGGAACCGGAGGGGGTTCCACCTCCATTCCCAACACACTAAATTACACCACCACCAATAAACAATAGGTAAAACACAAAAAACCGGCcacttttcaacaaaaaaaaaacactccgaAAAACACCACACGTGTATCAACCAAAGCCAACACGACGGTACTCCtcatggtcttgttaccaatgctgtaaataaataaaactaaaacaaaaaaattgtcaagTGTTGACACTTGACAGTTGACTGTCAACGTCAAACACTAACAAACATTTCACGATACGATCACGACATTCCGCAATCCGCTGCACTGCATTTGCAATAGCGTCAAATTTTGTTGTTTGGATTTTGGAATTctcgaattatttaaaattagaatatAAACATGGATGTAAAGGAATGTACAGATTTGAGCGAAGAAGtaagtaaacatttattttaaaattacttgtgTGGACTTAGTGTTAAATAACTTTTCGTAGTATTACACTTCATGAACAAATGGATAATTGAAGTGAAATCACATCCATTATTGTTATACTGAGTAtgctttaattttattcattcgCAAAATTATAGAATCAATTCATCGTGGATGATGtcagcaaaattattaaagaagCTGTCGAAAACTCAATTGGTGGGACTGCATATCAGCACAACAAAGTCAATCAATGGACATCTGCTGTTGTGGAATCATGTCTTGGACAATTGACTAAGCTTCAAAAACCTTATAAATACATAGGTATCTCTTGGAACATTTATTATATGATTGAccttttaagtttactttttgttgtataaaatattttatgttactatGGAAATGAAGGACTTACATCGCCTAAGCTCTATTCCACACATGGTGAAAGTgtgagttttaagatttgttgacatttatcataatactgtttgtttcctatacatgataaataaaaataaaatatatattcccCACCAGGGAGGCAGACCATTTTCTTTTAAAACCATAAATTCATTAAGGAATATTATAGAACATAACTGGAAAAAATAGATGGACAGTGGTAATTTGACCAAGATATTGGATTTAGTTtccaattttatgtttttaagatATGATAAGGACCAACAATATGCCTGTTGTTAAGTAATTACAGCCACCTACACTCTTGCACCACCAGAAGGTATCAAAGGAGTGTTACCTGCATTTAACGAGGGTGTAGGTGTTTATATCTTTAAGATCCCTTATtcattttgaacaataaaagtAGCTTAAGTTACTCCAACAAGTACTAAGCTAGAGAGATGCAACAGCTAGACAGAcggaaatttttaataatcatatttcTGTGACAAAATCCATGgaaatactaatatttatgtagAAATTTACTGTATTTTGGACTCTggaatttatttgtatgtacatattgttttaaataaacatttaattttgtatttacggTTTTCAGTGACTTGCACAATAATGCAGAAGAATGGTGCTGGGCTCCACACAGCTTCCTCTTGCTTCTGGGACAACAACACGGATGGATCTTGTACTGTGCGCTGGGAAAATAAGACCATGTACtgtattgtttctgtttttggtCTGGGCATCTAGATATAAATCTACTGTAATTAAATTAGGCTACACTATAATACTTAAACATTCTATTGACTGTCTAATTACTCAAAGCTCTCCCAGTATTTATGTGCTAATAATAGTTTATTGCTAGAAATTTCTAGAAGAATATTGAATTGTTAACTTTTCTCAatgctttttattaaattttatttcagaatatttgtcattttttcaaattaaaatttatgtaagtcattactataattttactttaagtTAGGATATATTTTCTTACACAGTAAAAagcaataacttttatattgttttatttttttcataaaattaattttttgaaagAGTTATGAATATGGATGCAAGATAAATTATGTCTCATTTTATGAAAGCAGAGGACAAACAAGTCTACAGGTCAACTGATCCTAAGTGATCACTACCATCCgtattctcttgcaataccagtgGCATCACAGGAATGTTGCTAGCCTTATGGAAAGGTTTACACACTTATTTTTAAGATACCCACGTCAATATTATCCTGGAAACACTACACAATGAAGCTCAGTCCATAGTTTAGaagaaaaatactagaaaaccACACTGTAGAGTAACAACAGACACATGTCATTGTGATGACCACAGAATTGGGAAGCGCTTGAGAGTCAGTATTCTGAGGTTCATTTTGCCACCCTCTCAAGACTCCATAgaagataaatttatttagacactagatggcgctttcccgagagagacctaataatgtaaatttaagaAAAGTAGAAGAGGTTAGAGATTTGGGTGTAATTTTAGATTGTAAACTGAACTTCATTccacattacaataaaataatttctgaaGCTGCTCAGATATACAGCTTTATATAGCCAGTGACAAAAGATTTTAAGAGCACCaaacctaaaattattttatataatgcaCTAGTGCGGAGCATTCTCGAATTTGGCAGTACAATATGGAATCCATACTATTCAGTACATAGTGACCGGATCGAGAGGATAAATCGTACGTTTACTAGACATCTATGTAAAAGCAATAGAGATGATTATAATAGCAGGTTACAATTAtgtaatttacaaaaattagcAGCACGTCGGCGTATGCTTGACATTACATATCTGTACAaaattgtaaacaataaaatagattctgtagacatattaaattgtataacattTCAAGTACCTCAACGTAATACtcgaaataaaacaaactttttCTATTTACCGGTTACGAGAACTAATATTGGACAGATTGCACCTTGCTATAGGATTTGTTCCACATACAACtgcataattttaaatgatgCTGATCTAGATCTCTTCAACGATAATTAAGCGGATCTCAAACGAAAATTACTTGCAATTGCTTAATATTGTCATAAGATTGtatgtattaataaattgttaatttcaattatatttcttttatttatttattaagtacaaccacattacatatattatccTTACAAACTAGTTTTATACATACAGGGTAACGTGCCTGATATGTGCAACAATTACGGTGTACATAGCTTTGCCAAAACACACACAACaacta
Coding sequences within it:
- the LOC126970544 gene encoding dynein light chain Tctex-type 1 yields the protein MDVKECTDLSEENQFIVDDVSKIIKEAVENSIGGTAYQHNKVNQWTSAVVESCLGQLTKLQKPYKYIVTCTIMQKNGAGLHTASSCFWDNNTDGSCTVRWENKTMYCIVSVFGLGI